One genomic window of Arthrobacter caoxuetaonis includes the following:
- a CDS encoding GntR family transcriptional regulator: protein MKRALRDFPESIDPASGVSKHRQLEGILRRFVEQHAPAGAAVPSERELAEHFGVARMTVRQAIDTLVADEVLERIVGVGTFVARPKMDLQIKLTSYSEEMHRRGMVPDARVLTFEQVGASHLVARELQIEPGQPVVRFRRQLLADGEPMSVDENFIPAWHVPGMLEEDPPTSLYRVLSERYGMVIEWGEDTIEATAASASIARLLNVELGAPLLKIQRHAYVSRSMVDYSVSYYRADRYKLWVPLQRPGIRTPRTYHPGRHQAT from the coding sequence ATCAAGCGTGCCCTGCGCGATTTCCCGGAGAGCATCGATCCGGCGTCGGGGGTCTCCAAACACCGGCAGCTGGAGGGGATCCTCCGCCGCTTCGTGGAGCAGCACGCCCCTGCCGGGGCAGCAGTGCCCTCGGAGCGCGAGTTGGCGGAACACTTTGGTGTGGCCCGCATGACGGTCCGCCAGGCCATCGACACACTCGTGGCCGACGAAGTCCTTGAACGCATCGTCGGGGTTGGCACGTTTGTAGCCCGGCCGAAGATGGACCTGCAGATCAAGCTCACCTCCTACAGCGAAGAAATGCACCGCCGCGGCATGGTCCCCGATGCGCGTGTCCTGACCTTTGAACAGGTTGGCGCGTCCCACCTGGTGGCCAGGGAGCTGCAGATCGAACCCGGACAGCCGGTGGTGCGCTTCCGCCGGCAGCTGCTGGCAGACGGCGAACCGATGAGCGTCGATGAAAACTTCATTCCGGCCTGGCACGTCCCCGGGATGCTCGAGGAGGATCCTCCCACGTCCCTCTACCGAGTGCTCAGCGAGCGGTACGGCATGGTCATTGAATGGGGCGAGGACACCATAGAAGCCACTGCTGCATCAGCCTCAATCGCACGCCTGCTCAACGTTGAGCTGGGTGCACCGCTGTTGAAGATCCAGCGCCATGCCTATGTTTCGCGGTCCATGGTCGACTACTCGGTGTCCTACTACCGCGCTGACCGCTACAAGCTCTGGGTACCGCTTCAGCGGCCGGGCATCAGAACTCCACGTACCTATCACCCCGGACGCCACCAGGCGACCTGA
- a CDS encoding cytochrome c oxidase subunit 4 translates to MKIESNLFLLMAPFFAVVGVVYGYLVDWMEPVGYLALFLTAGMSLMVGYYLAFTARRIGMRPEDRLDAEIHEGSGEQGFFSPWSWWPLVLATACAGGFLGLAVGWWVLYISAGLAVVALIGWVFEYSRGNHAH, encoded by the coding sequence GTGAAAATCGAGTCCAATCTCTTCCTGCTGATGGCTCCGTTCTTCGCAGTGGTTGGCGTTGTCTACGGCTACCTCGTGGACTGGATGGAACCGGTAGGCTACCTGGCTCTCTTCCTGACGGCCGGCATGTCCCTCATGGTCGGCTATTACCTGGCCTTCACCGCACGCCGGATCGGCATGCGCCCGGAGGACCGCCTCGACGCGGAAATCCATGAAGGATCCGGCGAACAGGGCTTCTTCAGCCCGTGGAGCTGGTGGCCCCTGGTGCTGGCAACTGCCTGCGCCGGAGGTTTCCTCGGCCTGGCAGTGGGCTGGTGGGTGCTGTACATCAGCGCCGGCCTCGCCGTCGTCGCCCTCATCGGCTGGGTTTTCGAATACAGCCGCGGCAACCACGCGCACTAG
- the ctaD gene encoding aa3-type cytochrome oxidase subunit I has product MTTLEYTSEESGTRVAPRVVPVSKGRIVVNWITSTDHKTIGYMYLIASFIFFCLGGVMALVIRAELFEPGMQILQTKEQYNQLFTMHGTVMLLMFATPLFSGFANVIMPLQIGAPDVAFPRLNALAFWFFLFGSIIAVSGFITPQGAASFGWFAYAPLSNTTFSPGVGGDLWVFGLALSGFGTILGAVNFITTIICMRAPGMTMWRMPIFTWNTLVTGILILMAFPPLAAALFALGADRRFGAHIFDPENGGAVLWQHLFWFFGHPEVYIIALPFFGIVSEIFPVFSRKPIFGYKGLVYATIAIAALSVTVWAHHMYVTGAVMLPFFAFMTMLIAVPTGVKFFNWIGTMWRGSITFETPMLWSIGFLITFLFGGLTGIILSAPPLDFHVSDTYFVVAHFHYVVFGTVVFAMFAGFYFWWPKWTGKMLNERLGKIHFWLLFLGFHGTFMIQHWLGVIGMPRRYADYLVEDNFTVMNQFSTIASFVLGASLIPFFWNVYITWRHGKKVEVDDPWGFGASLEWATSCPPPRHNFTSLPRIRSERPALDLHHPELQQTVTNESAPGKVYGSADRKEATK; this is encoded by the coding sequence ATGACTACCCTGGAATACACTTCGGAGGAATCAGGCACACGGGTCGCCCCGCGCGTCGTGCCAGTCTCCAAGGGACGCATCGTCGTCAATTGGATCACCTCCACTGACCACAAGACCATCGGGTACATGTACCTGATTGCGTCATTCATTTTCTTCTGCCTTGGCGGCGTGATGGCCCTGGTCATCCGTGCCGAGCTGTTTGAACCCGGTATGCAGATCCTGCAGACCAAGGAACAGTACAACCAGCTGTTCACCATGCACGGCACTGTCATGCTCCTGATGTTCGCCACGCCGCTCTTCTCGGGCTTCGCGAATGTGATCATGCCCCTCCAGATCGGTGCACCCGACGTCGCCTTCCCGCGGCTGAACGCACTGGCCTTCTGGTTCTTCCTGTTCGGCAGCATCATCGCCGTCTCCGGCTTCATCACCCCCCAGGGCGCCGCGTCCTTTGGCTGGTTCGCCTATGCACCGTTGTCGAATACAACGTTCTCGCCAGGTGTCGGCGGTGACCTATGGGTCTTCGGCCTTGCACTCTCCGGCTTCGGCACCATTCTCGGCGCCGTGAACTTCATTACGACGATCATCTGCATGCGTGCCCCGGGCATGACCATGTGGCGTATGCCGATCTTCACCTGGAACACGCTGGTTACCGGCATCCTGATCCTGATGGCCTTCCCGCCGCTGGCAGCAGCTCTCTTCGCCCTCGGTGCAGACCGCCGTTTTGGTGCCCACATCTTCGATCCGGAAAACGGCGGCGCTGTCCTCTGGCAGCACCTGTTCTGGTTCTTCGGCCACCCCGAGGTGTACATCATCGCCCTGCCGTTCTTCGGCATCGTCTCGGAGATCTTCCCGGTCTTCAGCCGCAAGCCGATCTTCGGCTACAAGGGCCTGGTCTACGCAACGATCGCCATTGCTGCCCTGTCCGTCACCGTGTGGGCCCACCACATGTACGTGACCGGCGCTGTCATGCTGCCGTTCTTCGCCTTCATGACCATGCTCATCGCAGTTCCAACCGGTGTGAAGTTCTTCAACTGGATCGGCACCATGTGGCGCGGATCGATCACCTTTGAAACCCCGATGCTCTGGAGCATTGGCTTCCTGATCACCTTCCTCTTCGGTGGCCTGACCGGCATCATCCTGTCCGCCCCGCCGCTGGACTTCCACGTCTCGGACACCTACTTCGTGGTAGCGCACTTCCACTACGTTGTCTTCGGAACCGTCGTCTTCGCGATGTTCGCTGGATTCTACTTCTGGTGGCCCAAGTGGACCGGCAAGATGCTCAACGAGCGCCTCGGCAAGATCCACTTCTGGCTGCTGTTCCTGGGCTTCCACGGCACGTTCATGATCCAGCACTGGCTGGGCGTCATCGGCATGCCGCGCCGTTACGCGGACTACCTGGTGGAGGACAACTTCACCGTGATGAACCAGTTCTCCACAATTGCCTCCTTCGTCCTGGGTGCCTCCCTGATTCCGTTCTTCTGGAACGTGTACATCACCTGGCGCCACGGCAAGAAGGTCGAAGTTGATGACCCCTGGGGCTTCGGAGCATCGCTCGAGTGGGCTACGTCCTGCCCGCCGCCGCGCCACAACTTCACCTCGCTGCCGCGCATCCGGTCCGAGCGTCCGGCACTGGACCTGCACCACCCCGAACTCCAGCAGACCGTGACCAACGAGTCTGCACCGGGCAAGGTGTACGGTTCCGCTGACCGCAAGGAGGCCACCAAGTGA